A genomic segment from Toxotes jaculatrix isolate fToxJac2 chromosome 6, fToxJac2.pri, whole genome shotgun sequence encodes:
- the zbtb11 gene encoding zinc finger and BTB domain-containing protein 11 yields MSCEESYLAIIRYLTDEREPYAPGTPGNTKRKIRKAAACYVVRNGTLYYQRRLKGQNDFTELEVVLQDSRRKELINEAHVMEGGEHLNQQLTWDVISQKYWWRGILKHVKDHIRECAQCQSKRSADDSSGPRLFDRPGRRRAAANANDEEEEEEEEEGEGDDSLFFTDSSSLLRSKLAKTMVKHELVFVDSKGEVNQFLPKHSQTMLDKLNQQRLSNQFCDITLLIEGEEYRAHKAVLAACSEYFNELFFEKGAVSTHEAVVDLSGFTKASFLPLLDFAYTSMLTFNFCIMADIANLARHLLMTEVLQICESVHKQVEEQKLTVYQRGDVHTMVSSQPASRESLKDESGAYMVTIQGDGQTLVTHSGVDVTGEPLAFVAPSKEAYIQQPVTVVTEAVEGDKVHGGEAGQNETVTLITHSGQAEPGETVTLISRTADGMEEETMTVVTHSGQAGASESLAVVSACLAMEQPQVAEAGAFVINVDPDKVSPPEVVELAPATATEAAASPQERVESAPTPKKRKRGRPAKVKKEVEVEEFMPLEEEEPSADEGHADKQENASDDPNKRRLRQRSIAEGGYARLHMGLEDEEEGKKSSTPPRAATPKVSQRPGKRGRPPKHPVENQAEGVSVSESGAEPEVSAVENVAAGEVSAEEAVTKVAEPDTGSSQDKPPAESAVDGEHTCSECGMSFQRRYSLIMHTLKHEKARGYKCSLCSKEFQYAASLRAHLARHKQQSSQRAPITKPSVEPSTEGKVDSNLDVNTSSPHTKREFVCDICGKTLPKLYSLRIHMLNHTGVRPHSCKVCGKTFAHKHSLKMHRALHDVTKQFQCEFCKKSFVSKRSMEEHTSLHTGESKYLCNTCGATFHRASALSKHMKKHQPKPDVRPFPCAHCDKRFYEAKDLQQHMNKHMGLKPFQCQVCGKCYSWKKDWYSHVKSHSVAEPFKCNVCGKEFFEKALFRRHVKKATHGKKGRVKQNLERECEQCGRKFTQLREYRRHINNHQGVKPFECLTCGVAWADARSLKRHVRTHTGERPYVCPMCQEAHIDARTLRKHMAKYHSDNLPGKIMLEKDTLQFHNQGTQVEHAVSILASDLPPELRPAQQPPSEEIETVLITEETVEAMEAVQAVQAVSDGSMSTLSDQGIMQVVNYVLAQQALTGAKLEEAPEVIQTMEVEVAHVAEVE; encoded by the exons ATGTCGTGTGAGGAAAGCTACTTGGCTATCATTCGCTATCTGACCGATGAACGGGAGCCATATGCGCCGGGGACGCCTGGTAATACGAAGAGAAAAATCCGCAAAGCGGCCGCCTGCTACGTGGTGAGAAACGGGACTCTGTATTATCAGCGTCGACTGAAGGGCCAGAATGATTTCACAGAGCTGGAGGTGGTGCTGCAGGACAGCCGGAGGAAGGAACTTATCAACGAGGCGCACGTTATGGAGGGAGGGGAGCACCTGAACCAGCAGCTCACCTGGGACGTCATCTCTCAGAAGTACTGGTGGAGAG GTATCCTGAAGCACGTGAAAGACCACATCAGAGAGTGTGCTCAGTGCCAGAGCAAGCGGAGTGCTGATGACAGCTCTGGACCCAGACTGTTTGACCGGCCAGGGAGACGCAGGGCGGCTGCCAACGCgaatgatgaggaagaggaggaagaagaagaagaaggagagggagatgatAGTTTATTCTTCACTGACTCATCTTCTCTTCTGAGATCCAAGTTGGCCAAGACGATGGTCAAGCATGAACTTGTCTTT GTGGACAGTAAGGGCGAGGTGAATCAGTTCCTGCCCAAACACAGTCAAACCATGTTGGACAAACTCAACCAGCAGCGTCTCAGCAATCAGTTCTGTGACATCACGCTGCTGATTGAAGGAGAGGAGTACCGAGCACACAAAGCGGTGTTGGCGGCGTGCAGCGAATACTTCAACGAGCTCTTTTTTGAGAAGGGGGCTGTGTCCACTCACGAGGCCGTGGTGGACCTCTCTG GTTTCACCAAAGCCAGCTTCCTCCCGCTGCTGGACTTTGCGTACACGTCCATGCTTACGTTTAATTTCTGCATCATGGCAGATATCGCCAACCTCGCCCGCCATTTGCTGATGACGGAGGTGTTGCAGATATGTGAGTCTGTGCATAAGCAGGTGGAGGAACAGAAGCTGACGGTGTATCAAAGAGGAGACGTGCACACTATGGTGTCGAGCCAACCGGCTTCTCGGGAGAGCTTAAAGGATGAGTCTGGTGCTTACATGGTGACCATACAGGGCGACGGCCAGACGCTGGTCACCCACAGCGGTGTTGATGTAACAGGCGAGCCTTTGGCTTTTGTTGCACCTTCCAAAGAGGCCTACATCCAGCAGCCAGTGACAGTTGTTACTGAAGCTgtagagggagacaaagtgcaCGGTGGGGAGGCTGGTCAGAATGAAACCGTGACTCTGATCACTCACAGCGGACAGGCCGAGCCAGGAGAGACTGTCACTCTTATCTCACGCACTGCAGATGGAATGGAGGAGGAGACGATGACTGTGGTCACCCACAGCGGACAGGCCGGAGCCAGCGAGTCTTTGGCTGTGGTGTCAGCCTGCCTGGCGATGGAGCAGCCACAGGTCGCTGAAGCGGGAGCCTTTGTTATAAATGTGGACCCAGACAAAGTGAGCCCCCCAGAGGTCGTCGAACTGGCACCTGCAACCGCCACTGAAGCAGCGGCGTCGCCTCAGGAGAGGGTGGAATCTGCACCTACACCCAAGAAACGCAAACGAGGGCGTCCAGCTAAGGtgaagaaggaggtggaggtagAGGAGTTCATgccactggaggaggaggaacctTCTGCTGATGAAGGCCACGCAGACAAGCAGGAGAATGCTTCAGATGACCCCAACAAAAGACGGCTCCGGCAGCGCTCCATCGCTGAGGGGGGCTATGCTCGTCTGCATATGGGGCTTGAGGAcgaagaggaggggaagaaaagtTCAACGCCACCACGTGCGGCCACCCCTAAG GTGAGTCAGAGGCCGGGGAAGAGGGGAAGACCACCGAAGCATCCAGTGGAGAATCAAGCTGAAGGAGTGTCAGTGTCTGAATCCGGGGCAGAACCAGAGGTCAGCGCTGTGGAGAATGTGGCAGCAGGAGAGGTCAGCGCAGAGGAAGCTGTGACGAAGGTGGCAGAGCCGGACACTGGAAGCAGCCAGGATAAACCCCCAGCAGAGAGCGCCGTAGATGGAGAGCACACCTGCTCTGAGTGCGGCATGTCCTTCCAAAGACGCTACTCTCTCATCATGCACACGTTAAAACACGAGAAAGCTCGTGGATACAAGTGCAGC CTGTGTAGTAAGGAGTTCCAGTACGCCGCCTCGCTCCGCGCCCACCTGGCCCGTcataagcagcagagcagccagcGAGCGCCCATCACCAAACCCTCGGTGGAACCGAGCACTGAAGGGAAGGTGGACAGCAATTTGGATGTCAACACATCATCGCCACACACCAAAAGAGAATTTGTGTGCGATATCTGCGGGAAGACCTTACCAAAGCTGTACTCTCTGCGGATCCACATGCTGAATCACACAGGCGTGCGGCCTCATTCCTGTAAGGTCTGCGGCAAAACGTTCGCCCACAAACACAGTCTGAAGATGCACCGAGCGCTGCACGACGTGACCAAACAGTTCCAGTGTGAGTTCTGTAAGAAGTCTTTTGTGAGCAAGAGGAGCATGGAGGAGCACACCAGCCTTCATACAG GTGAGTCAAAGTATCTCTGCAACACGTGTGGAGCAACTTTCCATCGAGCCTCAGCTCTGAGCAAACACATGAAGAAGCACCAGCCCAAACCTGATGTCCGTCCTTTTCCTTGTGCTCA CTGTGATAAGAGGTTCTACGAAGCTAAAGATCTCCAGCAACACATGAATAAGCACATGGGCCTGAAGCCCTTCCAGTGCCAGGTGTGTGGGAAGTGCTACAGCTGGAAGAAGGACTGGTACTCCCACGTCAAGTCCCACAGTGTGGCTGAGCCCTTTAA GTGTAATGTGTGTGGGAAGGAGTTCTTTGAGAAGGCCCTGTTCAGGAGACATGTTAAAAAGGCCACGCATGGGAAGAAGGGCAGAGTGAAGCAGAACCTGGAGAGGGAGTGTGAGCAGTGTGGAAGAAAGTTCACTCAGCTCCGAGAGTACAGACGTCACATCAACAACCACCAGG GAGTGAAGCCGTTTGAGTGCCTGACTTGTGGTGTTGCCTGGGCCGACGCTCGCTCTCTAAAGCGTCACGTCCGCACGCACACAGGAGAACGGCCGTACGTGTGCCCCATGTGCCAAGAGGCCCACATTGATGCACGCACTCTACGTAAACACATGGCCAAGTACCACAGTGACAACCTGCCCGGCAAGATCATGCTGGAGAAAGACACCCTCCAGTTCCACAACCAGGGCACTCAGGTGGAGCATGCCGTCAGCATCCTGGCGTCCGACCTGCCTCCTGAGCTCCGCCCTGCCCAGCAGCCGCCCTCAGAGGAGATCGAGACGGTGCTGATCACAGAGGAGACAGTGGAGGCCATGGAGGCCGTGCAGGCTGTTCAGGCCGTGAGCGACGGCTCCATGTCCACGCTCTCAGATCAGGGCATCATGCAGGTCGTGAACTACGTCCTGGCCCAGCAGGCCCTCACAGGGGCCAAACTCGAGGAAGCACCCGAGGTGATTCAGACcatggaggtggaggtggctCATGTGGCTGAAGTGGAGTAA